One Thermicanus aegyptius DSM 12793 DNA segment encodes these proteins:
- a CDS encoding substrate-binding domain-containing protein: MVILKFLRSFGSLSLFLLLFLSLIGCNEENASPPKQEIILATTTSTQDSGLLDDLIPFFEKESGIGVKVVAVGTGQAIQMGKDGNADVLLVHNRPAEDEFVKEGYGFNAYDVMYNQFYLVGPKSDPAGIALVHTAKDAFKKIAERQSLFISRGDDSGTHKKELSLWKAAGISPGGSWYLSSGQGMGDTLQMANEKEAYTLTDEATYLSYKGKIELEILLQGDPLLFNPYGIIQVKSSSKPDLAAKLVQFFVDPKTQKRIGEFGVKEYGKGLFVPDARKR; the protein is encoded by the coding sequence GTGGTCATCCTGAAATTTCTCAGATCCTTTGGCTCTCTTAGTTTATTCCTCCTGTTATTTTTATCCCTTATCGGATGCAATGAAGAGAACGCATCTCCTCCAAAGCAGGAAATTATCCTCGCAACCACCACTTCCACCCAAGATTCGGGATTATTGGATGATTTAATTCCATTTTTCGAGAAAGAAAGCGGTATCGGTGTGAAAGTGGTAGCGGTGGGCACAGGTCAGGCGATTCAGATGGGGAAAGATGGGAATGCAGATGTACTATTGGTTCATAACCGTCCGGCGGAGGATGAGTTCGTTAAGGAAGGATACGGGTTTAACGCTTATGATGTAATGTACAATCAATTTTACTTGGTGGGTCCCAAATCGGACCCCGCCGGCATCGCTTTGGTCCATACCGCCAAAGATGCTTTTAAAAAAATTGCAGAACGACAGAGTCTTTTTATCTCCCGTGGGGATGATTCAGGAACGCACAAGAAAGAATTGAGCCTCTGGAAAGCAGCCGGCATCAGTCCTGGTGGGTCTTGGTATCTCAGTTCCGGGCAAGGGATGGGGGATACTCTGCAGATGGCCAACGAAAAAGAGGCTTATACTTTGACGGATGAAGCCACCTACCTCAGTTACAAAGGAAAGATTGAATTAGAGATCCTCCTGCAGGGAGATCCATTATTATTTAATCCCTATGGAATTATACAGGTAAAATCCTCCAGCAAGCCGGATTTGGCCGCCAAACTCGTTCAGTTTTTCGTGGACCCCAAAACGCAAAAACGGATCGGGGAATTCGGTGTAAAAGAGTATGGAAAAGGATTATTCGTTCCCGATGCGCGCAAAAGATAG
- a CDS encoding aldehyde ferredoxin oxidoreductase family protein gives MLGGFKNREVLVDLNKREVSYREIDEELARKYIGGRGLGVKYVLDNGPRVEALSAENILCFMTGPVTGSRSPMSGRLAVVTKSPLTGTVTDSHMGGWSAARMKWAGIDNIIVRGASATPVYLLVENGKAELHDAADLWGKGVRATVRAMQDRYGKEDLSVITIGPAGENLVRYASFINENDRAAGRGGTGAVAGFKKLKAIVIKGPQKGNMPSPAEEGKYKEANQKALKAIMEGGLTSPKKGGLSVYGTNVLTNIINEVGALPTMNSKYTHFDQAEGHSGETVNATLLVADNTCHACPVACKKEVEVKSGKYKTRVESFEYESGWALGSNCGLGDAAAISYMIDQCNEYGIDTIEIGNALSVAMEAYERGLIHEEIHWGDADKMIQLIEDVAFRRGLGDRLAEGPARFAASLGAPELSMSVKGQSIPAYDPRGIQGIGLGYATSNRGACHLRGYTVASEIAGIPEPTDRLKAEGKGELLKIFQDLHAFSDSMDICKFSSFSENAEHYALQYSAMTGHEISADDVLKIGERIYNLERYYNNLAGFNKREDDYLPKRFTEEPGTGNSAGYVSRMEIMLDEYYKARGWVNGVVPETKLKELEIL, from the coding sequence ATGCTGGGAGGCTTTAAGAATCGTGAAGTGTTGGTGGATTTAAATAAAAGGGAGGTATCTTACCGGGAGATCGATGAGGAGCTGGCACGGAAGTATATTGGGGGGCGAGGATTGGGCGTGAAGTATGTCCTTGATAATGGGCCTCGGGTGGAAGCGCTATCGGCAGAGAATATCCTCTGTTTCATGACCGGACCGGTCACCGGTTCCCGTTCCCCGATGAGCGGTCGTTTGGCGGTGGTGACCAAATCGCCTTTAACCGGAACCGTGACCGATTCCCACATGGGTGGCTGGTCGGCGGCGCGGATGAAATGGGCCGGGATCGATAATATCATCGTGAGAGGGGCGAGCGCGACACCGGTCTACCTCTTAGTTGAAAACGGAAAGGCCGAATTGCACGATGCCGCTGACCTCTGGGGGAAAGGAGTACGGGCAACGGTAAGAGCGATGCAGGACCGCTATGGCAAAGAGGATCTTAGTGTGATTACCATCGGCCCAGCGGGAGAAAATCTCGTCCGGTATGCATCGTTTATTAATGAGAACGATCGGGCTGCCGGTCGGGGGGGAACCGGTGCGGTTGCAGGATTTAAGAAACTGAAAGCCATCGTGATCAAAGGTCCACAGAAAGGGAATATGCCGAGTCCGGCGGAAGAGGGAAAGTATAAGGAGGCGAACCAAAAAGCTTTAAAGGCAATTATGGAAGGGGGATTGACGTCACCGAAGAAGGGGGGGCTTTCCGTCTATGGCACCAATGTCTTGACCAATATCATTAATGAAGTGGGTGCCCTCCCCACCATGAATTCCAAATATACGCATTTTGACCAAGCGGAAGGCCATAGTGGAGAAACGGTGAATGCGACGCTACTTGTTGCGGATAATACGTGCCATGCCTGTCCCGTAGCCTGTAAGAAAGAGGTGGAGGTAAAGAGCGGGAAATATAAGACGCGGGTAGAAAGCTTTGAATATGAGTCCGGGTGGGCACTTGGTTCCAATTGCGGTCTGGGGGATGCGGCGGCCATTTCCTATATGATTGACCAATGTAATGAATACGGAATCGATACAATCGAAATCGGAAATGCCCTCTCCGTGGCGATGGAGGCTTATGAGCGCGGCTTGATTCACGAAGAGATCCATTGGGGCGATGCCGATAAGATGATTCAACTGATTGAGGACGTGGCATTCCGTCGCGGTCTGGGAGATAGACTGGCGGAGGGGCCGGCCCGTTTCGCCGCCTCTTTGGGAGCACCGGAACTCTCCATGTCGGTGAAGGGACAATCAATTCCTGCCTATGATCCGCGCGGCATCCAGGGGATTGGCCTCGGCTATGCCACCAGTAACCGTGGCGCCTGCCATCTGCGGGGCTATACGGTAGCCAGTGAGATCGCAGGGATCCCGGAACCGACAGATCGCCTGAAAGCAGAGGGGAAAGGGGAGTTGTTAAAAATTTTCCAAGACCTTCACGCTTTCTCCGATTCGATGGATATATGCAAATTCTCTTCCTTCTCGGAAAATGCGGAGCATTACGCTCTACAATATTCGGCGATGACCGGCCACGAAATAAGTGCGGACGACGTATTAAAGATTGGAGAACGGATTTATAATCTGGAAAGGTATTATAATAACCTCGCCGGATTTAACAAGCGGGAGGATGATTATCTGCCGAAACGCTTTACGGAGGAACCGGGCACCGGTAATAGTGCTGGATATGTGAGCCGGATGGAGATTATGCTGGATGAATATTATAAAGCCCGCGGATGGGTAAACGGAGTCGTTCCTGAGACCAAATTAAAAGAATTAGAAATCCTCTAG
- a CDS encoding ubiquitin-like small modifier protein 1: MKVKVFANFREICQSPVVEVKATGDRVIDILEALTRQYPALETEIFDAERKLKPFVHVFINGRNAIHEQGLETKVKASDQFALFPPVAGG; encoded by the coding sequence ATGAAGGTAAAAGTGTTTGCCAATTTTCGAGAGATTTGCCAAAGCCCCGTTGTGGAAGTGAAGGCTACGGGAGATCGTGTCATCGATATCTTGGAAGCACTGACCCGTCAATATCCCGCCCTCGAAACGGAAATCTTCGACGCGGAAAGAAAATTAAAGCCTTTTGTTCATGTTTTCATTAATGGAAGAAACGCCATCCATGAACAGGGATTAGAAACAAAGGTGAAAGCAAGCGATCAATTCGCCCTATTTCCCCCTGTCGCAGGAGGCTGA
- the glp gene encoding gephyrin-like molybdotransferase Glp, with the protein MEFFQVKSVSETLSLIHHYVFPLRDPISMPLLEALNMVLAEDIVAGEDVPAFTRSTVDGYAVRAKETFGASDSLPIFLDLIGRIEMGQESRETCHEGEAYYVPTGGMLPEGCDSVVMIEHAEEIGDLLNVYRQVAPGENVIRAGDDVKKGSLLFEKGVRLRPQELGLLAALGIATVKVYPSPIVGILSTGDEIVPFDQPKLNPGEIRDMNGVTITAMAKNGGARVIYEGIVKDRYEEMKARVRELFPQVDFLILSGGSSVGSRDYTVKVLSELGEPGILVHGVSVKPGKPTIFGMAEGKPILGLPGHPASAMVIFELFGFPILKRLSGERVVERETRIPAKAMKNLASAVGRSDYLRVKLVQKDGELWADPVFGKSGLLFTMVESDGIMEIPAEKEGIYTGEKVWVKRYSS; encoded by the coding sequence ATGGAATTTTTTCAAGTGAAGTCGGTTTCGGAGACACTTTCTCTCATTCATCATTACGTGTTTCCCTTGCGTGATCCGATCTCAATGCCCTTGTTGGAGGCGTTAAACATGGTTCTGGCAGAGGATATCGTAGCTGGGGAGGATGTCCCGGCCTTTACGAGATCAACGGTGGATGGCTATGCCGTACGGGCGAAAGAGACATTCGGGGCCTCCGATTCACTCCCCATCTTCCTCGATTTAATAGGGAGAATCGAAATGGGACAGGAGAGCCGGGAGACTTGTCACGAGGGAGAGGCATATTACGTGCCCACCGGGGGAATGCTGCCGGAAGGCTGTGATAGTGTCGTGATGATCGAACATGCCGAGGAGATTGGAGATCTTTTGAATGTGTATCGACAAGTGGCTCCCGGCGAAAATGTGATTCGAGCAGGAGATGATGTGAAAAAAGGCAGCCTACTCTTTGAGAAGGGCGTAAGACTCCGCCCACAAGAGTTAGGCTTACTTGCAGCCTTGGGCATCGCAACGGTAAAGGTATATCCGTCACCCATTGTAGGCATTCTCTCCACAGGGGATGAGATTGTCCCCTTCGATCAACCTAAGTTAAATCCTGGGGAGATCCGTGACATGAACGGAGTTACCATTACAGCGATGGCGAAAAACGGGGGCGCAAGGGTGATCTATGAGGGGATCGTGAAGGATCGGTATGAGGAGATGAAGGCTCGTGTCAGAGAGCTCTTTCCTCAAGTCGATTTCCTCATCCTTTCTGGAGGAAGTTCGGTAGGTTCCCGGGATTATACGGTAAAGGTCCTAAGTGAGCTGGGGGAACCGGGAATTCTGGTTCATGGGGTCTCTGTAAAACCGGGAAAACCTACGATTTTCGGGATGGCCGAGGGGAAACCCATTCTTGGGTTACCGGGGCACCCCGCTTCGGCTATGGTCATTTTCGAGCTTTTTGGATTCCCGATTCTTAAACGATTGTCGGGAGAAAGGGTAGTGGAGCGTGAAACACGAATCCCGGCCAAGGCTATGAAGAACCTCGCCTCTGCCGTCGGGCGGAGTGATTATCTTCGGGTGAAATTGGTCCAGAAGGATGGTGAACTCTGGGCCGATCCTGTATTCGGGAAGTCGGGTCTCCTCTTTACGATGGTTGAAAGTGACGGAATCATGGAGATTCCGGCAGAAAAAGAGGGAATTTACACCGGTGAAAAAGTTTGGGTAAAACGATATTCTTCGTAA
- a CDS encoding molybdopterin biosynthesis protein: protein MRKIYLEDKPLMEAQQDFLRRVTLERKIEWIPTQAGLGRVTAQDIYAKVSMPNFHAAAMDGIAVRAEQTFTANELNPIRLKKEKDYRIVDTGDPIPPGFDAVIMVEDLHQVDGETVEIREAAAPWQHIRPIGEDVIAGEMLFPAFHRLRPVDLGALLAGGILTLPVLRKPAVAIMPTGTELIPPSEHVESGQIIEFNGTVFGAYLQEWGAEPTILPIVQDEYEAIREGVREAVEHYDLVLLNAGSSAGTEDFTYQVIHELGTVFTHGVGTRPGKPVVLGEVSGKPIVGLPGYPVSAYFGLEWFVRPLLYRYYGLIEPSRPKLRVKMGRRVVSVMGAEDFVRMTVGFIQGQYVANPLTRAAGVTMSLVRADGLLRIPPSHLGYEQGEEAEIELYRPVEEIERSILITGSHDLSLDLLQSHLRRRDPSRHIISSHVGSMGGILAIQKGEAHVAGIHLFDEKTGSYNIPFLEKYLKGKEAVLVHLAYRTQGWIVAKGNPHKIYDVTDIVNKRLIYINRQRGAGTRLLFDDLLRKKGISRAEVYGYEQESLSHLSVAVAVKGGAADVGLGIYSAAKVMDLDFIPVAEEHYELLFLKEFYESEAGKLLIEIITSSDFRQELESLGGYDLRDAGKVVYVKNMA, encoded by the coding sequence ATGCGAAAAATCTATTTGGAAGATAAACCGCTCATGGAAGCACAGCAGGATTTTCTGCGTCGTGTAACCCTCGAAAGGAAGATCGAGTGGATCCCCACACAGGCGGGATTGGGAAGGGTAACCGCACAAGATATTTATGCAAAGGTCTCCATGCCCAACTTTCATGCCGCTGCCATGGATGGGATTGCAGTCCGAGCAGAACAAACGTTCACTGCTAATGAACTGAATCCCATTCGCCTTAAGAAGGAGAAGGATTACCGAATTGTGGATACAGGAGATCCCATTCCCCCTGGATTTGACGCAGTGATCATGGTGGAAGATCTGCATCAAGTGGATGGGGAAACGGTGGAGATTCGTGAGGCAGCGGCTCCATGGCAGCATATCCGCCCGATCGGTGAAGATGTAATCGCGGGTGAGATGTTGTTTCCTGCCTTCCATCGTCTTCGTCCCGTTGACTTGGGAGCGCTCCTCGCCGGTGGAATTCTCACACTTCCCGTCCTGCGCAAGCCAGCAGTCGCCATCATGCCTACGGGAACGGAATTAATCCCGCCTTCGGAGCACGTAGAAAGCGGACAGATCATTGAATTTAACGGCACCGTCTTCGGCGCCTACCTGCAGGAATGGGGGGCTGAGCCGACCATTCTGCCCATCGTCCAAGATGAATATGAGGCGATCCGCGAGGGGGTCCGTGAGGCTGTCGAACATTATGATCTCGTTCTTTTAAATGCCGGATCATCCGCCGGGACCGAAGATTTTACGTATCAGGTCATTCATGAGTTGGGAACGGTTTTTACACACGGTGTGGGGACCCGTCCCGGAAAACCCGTCGTCTTAGGCGAGGTTTCCGGAAAGCCTATCGTCGGACTCCCTGGCTATCCGGTCTCTGCCTATTTTGGTTTGGAATGGTTCGTACGACCTCTCTTATATCGCTACTATGGACTCATCGAACCAAGCCGTCCTAAGCTCAGAGTGAAGATGGGACGGAGGGTGGTTTCGGTGATGGGGGCGGAAGATTTTGTGCGCATGACGGTGGGTTTTATCCAAGGGCAATATGTTGCAAATCCTCTCACACGTGCGGCGGGGGTCACCATGTCCCTTGTGCGTGCCGACGGTTTACTCCGCATTCCCCCCTCTCATCTCGGCTATGAGCAAGGAGAAGAGGCGGAAATTGAACTTTATCGTCCCGTGGAGGAGATCGAAAGGAGTATTCTCATTACAGGAAGCCATGATCTCTCCCTCGATTTATTGCAATCCCATTTGCGCCGTCGGGACCCCTCACGACATATTATCTCTTCCCATGTGGGAAGCATGGGAGGAATACTTGCCATTCAAAAGGGAGAAGCCCATGTGGCCGGCATTCATCTCTTTGATGAGAAAACAGGAAGTTACAATATTCCTTTTCTTGAAAAATATCTCAAAGGAAAAGAGGCGGTTCTCGTTCATTTGGCCTATCGCACGCAAGGATGGATTGTGGCCAAAGGCAATCCTCACAAGATCTACGATGTGACCGATATCGTCAATAAACGGCTTATCTATATCAATCGACAGCGCGGTGCTGGGACAAGACTCTTGTTCGATGATCTCCTGAGAAAGAAAGGGATTTCAAGGGCGGAAGTGTACGGATATGAGCAAGAATCTCTCTCCCATCTCAGTGTGGCGGTAGCGGTGAAAGGGGGGGCTGCAGATGTAGGACTGGGCATCTATTCGGCAGCGAAGGTGATGGATCTGGACTTCATCCCAGTGGCGGAAGAACACTATGAGCTCCTGTTTTTAAAAGAGTTTTATGAAAGCGAAGCAGGAAAGTTGCTCATTGAGATTATCACTTCTTCCGACTTTCGACAAGAGTTGGAATCCTTAGGGGGGTATGATTTACGGGATGCAGGGAAAGTGGTTTATGTGAAAAACATGGCGTGA
- a CDS encoding ISNCY family transposase translates to MTKKELKRYTVIMKHINGLITVSEAANELKLSIRQVFRLKKKILEEGVTGLIHKNRGRKPAHALSKDTLQSIQQLMTSEPYRHCNDHHLAELLAEHEGIFVSPSTIRRIRCQSNFPPKRKRRPPKAHRPRTRKPQAGMLVQIDASFHRWLEDTEPFALLAAIDDATGEIISATFRPREDTEGYFLLLKQLIEQKGIPMSLYSDRHTIFRSPKEDALSVEEELAGETSPLSQFGAALQELGITHIKALTPQAKGRIERLFGTLQDRWVVELRLHSIHSIEEANRILPHLIEKHNRLFAVQPADPEHAYVPLSEGQDINMILCYREKRTIGSEETISYGGKTYKIATKNDKLTIPVKTRVEIRETLNGERFIWYKGKKYPLEEVEKPNRQNPPQKEKASHARSPHKPAADHPWREYNKPSKRVPQRT, encoded by the coding sequence TTGACCAAAAAAGAATTGAAGCGTTACACGGTAATCATGAAGCACATTAACGGGCTTATCACAGTAAGCGAAGCTGCGAATGAATTGAAGTTAAGTATTCGTCAGGTTTTTCGCCTTAAGAAAAAAATTTTGGAGGAGGGAGTAACCGGTTTGATTCATAAAAATCGTGGGCGAAAACCTGCACATGCTCTTTCGAAAGATACACTTCAATCCATTCAACAGCTTATGACTAGCGAACCTTATCGTCATTGTAATGACCATCATTTGGCTGAATTGTTGGCGGAGCATGAGGGGATTTTCGTGAGCCCTTCAACGATCCGTCGCATCCGCTGTCAATCCAATTTCCCACCTAAACGAAAACGGCGTCCCCCTAAAGCTCATCGTCCAAGAACCAGAAAACCCCAAGCCGGAATGCTGGTTCAAATCGATGCCAGCTTTCATCGATGGTTAGAAGATACCGAGCCTTTCGCATTACTGGCAGCCATTGATGATGCAACGGGAGAGATCATTTCTGCCACTTTTCGTCCTCGGGAGGATACAGAAGGGTATTTCCTTTTACTCAAACAGCTGATCGAACAAAAAGGAATCCCTATGAGTCTATACTCCGATCGGCATACCATTTTTCGTTCTCCCAAAGAGGATGCTTTGTCTGTGGAAGAGGAACTAGCAGGTGAAACCTCTCCCCTTTCTCAGTTTGGTGCTGCCTTGCAAGAATTGGGGATTACCCACATCAAAGCTCTTACACCTCAAGCTAAAGGACGAATCGAACGCCTTTTCGGAACTTTACAGGATCGTTGGGTGGTGGAGTTACGGCTTCACTCAATTCATTCCATCGAGGAAGCGAATCGAATTCTTCCGCATCTCATTGAAAAACATAATCGACTCTTTGCGGTTCAGCCTGCTGATCCGGAACATGCATATGTCCCTTTGAGTGAAGGACAAGACATCAATATGATCCTGTGCTATCGAGAGAAACGTACGATTGGCTCAGAGGAAACTATTTCTTACGGAGGAAAAACCTACAAGATCGCAACGAAGAACGACAAATTAACCATACCTGTGAAAACTCGTGTTGAAATTCGTGAAACCTTAAACGGAGAGCGGTTCATCTGGTACAAAGGGAAAAAATACCCGCTGGAAGAAGTGGAAAAACCCAACCGCCAAAATCCTCCTCAAAAAGAAAAGGCGAGCCATGCGAGGAGCCCTCACAAGCCCGCTGCCGATCATCCTTGGCGAGAATACAACAAACCTAGTAAAAGGGTACCACAACGGACTTGA
- the rsgA gene encoding ribosome small subunit-dependent GTPase A codes for MHLKKLGWNSFFEAHFEPFRLMGYTVGRIVSQYKHIYRVYTEHGQCLGDVTGKMRYEAIGRHDYPVVGDWVVIKERKGEGKAVIHAVLPRISKFSRKTAGDKTEEQIVAANINTVFLVTSLNQEFNLRRMERYLMLAWESGAKPVIILSKADLVSNSVIEEKISQLELISLGVPIHVVSAINKQGLEELDRYLEEGNTAALLGSSGVGKSTLINCLLGEETQRVQEIRQGDDKGKHTTTFRELFFLPQGACMIDTPGMRELQLWGTDEGLKDTFEDIEQLSSMCQFIDCQHLHEPNCAVKQAVKEGKLDENRLNNYRKMMRELEYLHMKTNKKAQLEEKDRWKKLSKEKRRRNKR; via the coding sequence GTGCATTTAAAAAAATTAGGATGGAACTCTTTTTTCGAAGCTCATTTTGAGCCCTTTCGCCTTATGGGGTATACGGTTGGGAGAATTGTTTCCCAATATAAACATATATATCGAGTTTATACTGAACATGGCCAATGTCTAGGTGATGTTACCGGAAAAATGCGTTATGAGGCGATAGGACGTCATGATTACCCTGTAGTCGGTGATTGGGTTGTCATTAAGGAACGGAAAGGTGAAGGAAAAGCAGTGATTCATGCCGTTTTGCCACGAATCAGCAAATTCTCTCGGAAAACGGCAGGGGATAAAACGGAAGAGCAGATTGTGGCTGCAAACATTAATACAGTGTTTTTAGTGACTTCCTTGAACCAAGAATTTAATCTTCGACGGATGGAAAGATATTTGATGTTGGCATGGGAAAGCGGCGCAAAACCGGTCATTATCTTGAGCAAGGCAGATTTAGTGTCTAACAGCGTGATTGAAGAGAAAATTTCACAATTAGAATTGATCTCGTTAGGTGTGCCAATTCATGTGGTTAGTGCAATCAACAAACAAGGTCTAGAAGAATTAGATCGCTATCTTGAAGAGGGAAATACAGCGGCTTTACTCGGTTCCTCAGGTGTGGGAAAATCGACTTTGATTAACTGTTTACTTGGTGAGGAAACACAAAGGGTCCAAGAAATACGCCAAGGCGATGATAAGGGCAAGCATACAACTACATTTAGAGAATTATTCTTCCTTCCTCAGGGTGCATGTATGATTGACACTCCTGGAATGCGAGAGCTGCAATTATGGGGAACGGATGAGGGATTAAAAGATACATTTGAAGATATTGAACAATTATCGTCCATGTGTCAGTTTATTGATTGTCAGCATTTACATGAGCCGAATTGCGCAGTTAAACAAGCTGTAAAAGAAGGAAAATTAGATGAGAATCGCTTGAATAACTATAGGAAGATGATGAGAGAATTAGAATATTTACATATGAAAACAAACAAAAAAGCACAATTAGAAGAGAAAGATAGATGGAAAAAATTATCTAAAGAAAAACGCAGACGAAATAAAAGATGA
- the rpsU gene encoding 30S ribosomal protein S21 translates to MAEIRVRENESLDSALRRFKRDLAKSGVLAEVKKRKHYEKPGVRRRKKAEAARKRKY, encoded by the coding sequence ATGGCAGAGATTCGTGTTCGAGAGAACGAGTCTTTGGATAGTGCTCTTCGCCGATTTAAGCGAGACCTCGCAAAGTCCGGAGTTCTAGCGGAAGTGAAGAAACGCAAACATTACGAAAAGCCAGGCGTGAGACGCAGAAAGAAAGCGGAAGCCGCACGCAAGCGTAAGTACTAG
- a CDS encoding GatB/YqeY domain-containing protein — MPIMERLNQDLKEAMKDKDSFRLSVVRMLKSSLKNEEINRNKPLSEEEELSVLTRELKMRLDSLQEFERAGRKDLIDKAQREIAIVKSYLPEELSEEELRQMIQEVISQVGATSKKDMGKVMANLMPKVTGRADGKRVNQLVQEYLS; from the coding sequence ATGCCGATTATGGAACGGTTGAATCAGGATTTGAAAGAAGCGATGAAGGATAAAGATTCGTTCCGACTCTCCGTAGTTCGGATGCTTAAATCATCTTTGAAAAACGAGGAGATTAATCGGAACAAACCTTTATCTGAAGAAGAAGAGCTTTCCGTCCTGACGCGGGAATTAAAGATGAGATTAGACTCCCTCCAAGAATTTGAACGGGCTGGACGTAAAGATCTTATTGATAAGGCGCAACGGGAAATCGCTATCGTGAAATCTTACCTTCCTGAAGAGTTAAGTGAGGAAGAACTGCGTCAGATGATCCAAGAAGTGATCTCCCAAGTGGGAGCCACATCAAAAAAGGACATGGGAAAAGTGATGGCAAATCTCATGCCGAAAGTAACGGGAAGAGCAGATGGGAAACGGGTCAATCAGTTGGTTCAGGAGTATCTCTCCTGA
- the yqfC gene encoding sporulation protein YqfC, whose product MWKRLKRSITKIKQKSVQILELPNDVVLDLPRLTIVGFLQLYIENHRGVLLFNDEELRLLLKKGQLRIRGKNLVIRLILAEEMMVEGFITQIHYLDKE is encoded by the coding sequence ATGTGGAAGAGATTGAAACGGAGCATCACTAAAATAAAACAGAAAAGCGTGCAGATCCTTGAACTTCCCAATGACGTAGTCCTTGACCTCCCCAGATTAACCATCGTCGGTTTTTTGCAACTTTATATTGAGAACCACCGCGGAGTCCTCCTCTTCAACGATGAAGAGCTCCGCCTATTATTAAAAAAAGGACAATTACGGATCAGAGGTAAAAATCTGGTGATTCGTCTCATTCTGGCAGAGGAAATGATGGTGGAAGGATTCATCACACAAATTCATTATTTAGATAAGGAGTGA
- the yqfD gene encoding sporulation protein YqfD — protein MGNQIGRWFLGYLILHLSGKYVERFINEVIRDGVELWDIRLLPNHFFQLRIGIHDFFRLKPHLRKTKTRIRGIRRIGFPFMLRKMLKRKGFLFGFFLFIVLMYMLTSIVWRVEVFGTERIPKDEVYHYAEKIGIKPWTFKWRLSNLGGLEKQLKEGIPDAAWVGLRIEGVVAKITVVEKVKAEENLLVNPRHLVAKKSAVITDMLVEKGNPVVTRNQFVHKGELLVSGFLGSPGEEGKQKAVSAKGSVWGEVWYDSTITIPLTQEVPLYTGERKKSYYLIVGDLGIKVWGFGKETEKSYDIEENRHHLYFRSMKLPFGWEVEEKKAYKPTLLKRTKEEAARLGLQLARKDLLIKAGEGSKIKEEKVLQQWVEHDKVYLKVHYAVIENIVEELPITANSNS, from the coding sequence ATGGGAAACCAAATCGGGCGCTGGTTTCTAGGGTACCTTATCTTGCATCTTTCGGGGAAATATGTGGAACGTTTTATCAATGAAGTGATCCGGGATGGGGTGGAGCTTTGGGATATTCGCCTTCTCCCCAATCATTTTTTTCAACTTCGCATCGGAATTCACGATTTTTTCCGCCTCAAACCCCATCTGCGCAAGACAAAAACCCGTATTCGCGGCATTCGGCGCATTGGTTTTCCCTTTATGCTTCGAAAGATGTTAAAAAGAAAGGGATTCCTCTTCGGTTTTTTTTTATTTATTGTCCTGATGTACATGCTCACATCCATTGTATGGAGAGTAGAGGTTTTTGGCACGGAGCGCATTCCAAAGGATGAGGTTTACCATTATGCCGAAAAGATAGGGATTAAGCCCTGGACGTTTAAATGGAGGCTGTCAAACCTGGGAGGACTGGAAAAACAACTAAAGGAAGGAATACCGGACGCTGCTTGGGTGGGTCTCCGCATCGAAGGGGTGGTTGCCAAAATTACCGTGGTGGAGAAAGTAAAAGCGGAGGAAAATTTGTTGGTAAATCCACGCCATTTGGTGGCAAAAAAATCAGCCGTTATTACCGATATGCTCGTCGAGAAGGGAAATCCTGTGGTTACCCGTAATCAGTTCGTTCATAAAGGAGAATTGTTAGTCTCAGGTTTCCTCGGTTCGCCGGGGGAAGAAGGAAAACAGAAAGCGGTTTCGGCGAAGGGGAGCGTTTGGGGAGAGGTTTGGTACGATTCCACCATTACGATCCCCTTAACGCAGGAGGTCCCCCTGTATACGGGAGAGAGAAAAAAAAGTTACTATCTCATCGTGGGAGATTTAGGGATCAAAGTGTGGGGATTTGGCAAAGAGACGGAAAAATCTTATGATATAGAAGAGAATCGTCATCATCTCTATTTCCGCAGCATGAAACTTCCGTTTGGTTGGGAAGTTGAGGAAAAAAAGGCATATAAACCAACGCTCCTAAAAAGGACGAAGGAAGAGGCGGCCCGATTAGGACTTCAATTGGCGAGAAAAGACCTTCTCATTAAAGCGGGGGAGGGAAGTAAAATCAAAGAAGAAAAAGTTTTGCAACAATGGGTTGAGCATGATAAAGTTTATTTAAAGGTTCATTATGCTGTGATTGAGAATATCGTCGAGGAACTACCGATCACGGCAAATTCCAATTCTTAA